The Halobacillus amylolyticus nucleotide sequence GCCCTTTACTTCATTTTCTGTTCCAAGTACGTCTTCTAGTTTTACTACTTTCATAATGTTAGCCTCCAATAGGTGTTATATGTTTAATTGTATCGTGTAATTAAGATGTAACTAATTCTTTTTCTTTAGCAACAGCTTCAACGGCTGCTTCAATTTTCTTAAAGCCTTGTTCAAGTGCTTCCATCTCAATGTTGATCGGTGGGAACAGCTTGAATACTTCATCGTCTGCGCCAGCTGTTTCCATAATTAATCCTTGTTCAAATGCGAGCTCCGCGACTTTTTCAGAGAAACCTTCGATATCAGAAGAGATTCCTTGCATGATTCCACGGCCTTTACGATAGCCGTTCATTTCAGGGTATTTTTCAATCAAGCCGTCTAGGAATGTAGTGATCTTGTCGGCTCTTTTTTTAATCCCTTCTTCAAAGCTTGGATCTTCCCAATATCTAAGAGCTTCTGTTGCCGTAACGAAGGCCATGTTATTACCGCGGAACGTACCGTTATGTTCACCTGGAGCCCAAATGTCATGCTCTGGCTTAATCAATGTGATCGCAAACGGTAAGCCGTACCCGCCAATGGATTTAGACAGGCAAACAACATCAGGTTTAATACCAGCGGGTTCAAAGCTGAAGAACGTACCTGTTCGACCAACACCTGCTTGAACATCGTCAATGATTAGGAAAATGTCGAATCGGTTACAAATGGACTCAAGCTTCTTCAACCACTCAAAACGTGCTGTGTTTAAGCCGCCTTCGCCTTGTACCGTTTCAAGGATAACTGCAGCTGGAATTTCTACACCACTTCCGCCGTCTTCAAGATAGCGCTCGAAATAGTCAAGTGTATCGAGATTTTCATCGATGTAGTTGTCGTAAGGCATGGTAATAGCGTTATGAAGTGGAATACCTGCGCCTTTTCGTTTGAAAGAATTTCCGGTAACAGAAAGTGCACCAATGGTCATGCCGTGGAAACCATTTGTAAAGCTGACAACTTCCGTACGTTTTGTTACTTTACGAGCTAGTTTTAAAGCACTTTCTACAGTGTTCGTGCCTGTTGGTCCAGGGAACATCACCTTGTATTCAAGGTCACGAGGTTTTAGGATCACATCGTTTAGTTTGTTTAGAAAGTCTGCTTTCGCAGTAGAAGCCATATCTAAACTGTGAGTAATTCCATCATGGGTAATATATTCAATAAGCTTTTCTTTCATGTTTGGATCGTTATGGCCATAGTTCAAGGCACCAGCCCCACTAAAGAAATCTAGATATTCTTTGTTATCAACGTCCCACATCTTGTACCCTTTAGCTTTTGTAAAAATGGTTGGGAAGCTGCGGCAATAGGATCTTACCTCTGATTCCAATTCGTCAAAAACCTTTAGATCGTTATTCATATAGTGCAATCCTCCTTGAAATAGTCAGTTTTATTTATTTAATTCGGGAGATTTCTCTTTAGAAAATGGTCCAATTCGAAATGTCAATTCTTCTTCATGTTCGTCTCCAGGGAATAGCTTCTCCGGAAAGCACTCTGTAATTGTACAAGTTGTTTTGTTATCACGAGCTAATCGTTTAAACAAGGACTGTGAGGCATCATTCGATGGTGTCACTGTTGCTTCGAGGTAGCGCACCTCGCTGCCGTCCTGACGTTTAACAAGCTCATGTAAAATTTTAGAGGCTATGCCTTTTCCACGCTGGGAAGCATCGATTCCAATTTGCCAGACAAATATGACATCGCTTCTCTCAGGCGGAATAAAGGCAGTGACGAACCCAACCAATTTGTCGCCTTCCTTTGCAACGACACATGTTTCGGAAAAGAATTCACACATCATAATGTACTTGTAGGGTGAATTTTGATCGAGGGATGAGTTATTTACGAGGTCCCACATAGCTGAGCCGTCTTCAACAGTTGGTTTATCAAAAATTAGCTGTTCATTAGTACGAGTGATGGTTGCGGTTTCCTGATTCATGCAAGATCACCTTTTTCATACTGGAATGTTATTATGACAATGTCCTCCTTTAGAAGTTTTATAACTAATTTTTTAGGATCATTGAACAAACAAGACAGAAAGGTTCTGCAATCGCTTACGCTTAGCCATTTGGAAATTCTGCCGTTGTCAATATTTTTATAATAGTGTTCTGTCCAGATATAATCAAACCAGTTTTATAGGTAAAAAACGGCATTAATTGGTATGAATGGGGATGGCACACACTAAGTACCGCGATATTACAAATTGCTAGTGTATAGTTAAAAATACAGACGATTTTAAGAAATCTGATTTTTCTAGCGTGGTAAAAACCTTCCAAAACCCTATACAGATCAAGGGTTTAGATATAATGAGATATAACGAGTAAAAAAGAGAAAAATGAAGTAAAAAATTTGTAAAAGAAAGTAGAAAAGTTTGGAGGGTTGTTTTATTCTTTAAATGATCCCCACTTATCCGAAAAGAAGGGGCGATACAAACGTTTGGGGAAGCGTAGATAAAGAGGGAGCCTGCAGCAGTTTTCCATTGCTGCAGGCTTCCGCGAAGACCCGAATTATTTTCTTGTCTGTCTCAGCACTTCCTCATCGATACTTCTAACATGTAGATCTCTTTGCGGAAATGGAATCTCTATGTCATGTTCCAGCAGTTTATCATGAACTCGAAAGTTGAGGTCGCTTTTTGTTCTAATGACTTCTTCAGGGTTAGACAGCCAAACAAAAAGTTCAAAGTCAATGGACGATTCACCAAAACCCACAAAGTTCACAAATGCTGCAGGTTCAGCTAAAACAACTTCAGATGCTTGCTCGGCCTCTTCAGCCAATTCTTCAAGTAACTTTTTTACTAGGTGAACATCTGTACCGTAAGCGACACCAACAGGAATAGCAAGACGGATTCTAGGATCACTGTAGGAACGGTTTACGACTTGTTCCTCTAAAAAATATGAGTTTGGCATAATAATGTGTTCATTTTCAATGGTACGAATAACCGTTGCTCGCATGTTGATTTTTTCTACGTCTCCAATTACATCGTTAACGATGATGCGATCCCCAACCTTAATTGGGCGTTCAAACAGAATAATCAGCCCGGAAATAAAGTTTGAGGCAATATTCTGCATTCCAAAGCCAATCCCCACACCAA carries:
- the ectA gene encoding diaminobutyrate acetyltransferase, which encodes MNQETATITRTNEQLIFDKPTVEDGSAMWDLVNNSSLDQNSPYKYIMMCEFFSETCVVAKEGDKLVGFVTAFIPPERSDVIFVWQIGIDASQRGKGIASKILHELVKRQDGSEVRYLEATVTPSNDASQSLFKRLARDNKTTCTITECFPEKLFPGDEHEEELTFRIGPFSKEKSPELNK
- a CDS encoding mechanosensitive ion channel family protein, with protein sequence MSNNWEYIITWYFWQDALLVCFALLGIFALKWILHFVIVRTIKHNNRIQHALNSFINWAAYNGAFLFLLIYFSKTKWLFQAIFTVGEVRISVFLIVIAILIISLANRLSKILNHLLLPAVYERYRLDRGIRFTLERVFHYVIMVIAVIVSLTTVGIDLSALTVFAGVVGVGIGFGMQNIASNFISGLIILFERPIKVGDRIIVNDVIGDVEKINMRATVIRTIENEHIIMPNSYFLEEQVVNRSYSDPRIRLAIPVGVAYGTDVHLVKKLLEELAEEAEQASEVVLAEPAAFVNFVGFGESSIDFELFVWLSNPEEVIRTKSDLNFRVHDKLLEHDIEIPFPQRDLHVRSIDEEVLRQTRK
- the ectB gene encoding diaminobutyrate--2-oxoglutarate transaminase, with amino-acid sequence MNNDLKVFDELESEVRSYCRSFPTIFTKAKGYKMWDVDNKEYLDFFSGAGALNYGHNDPNMKEKLIEYITHDGITHSLDMASTAKADFLNKLNDVILKPRDLEYKVMFPGPTGTNTVESALKLARKVTKRTEVVSFTNGFHGMTIGALSVTGNSFKRKGAGIPLHNAITMPYDNYIDENLDTLDYFERYLEDGGSGVEIPAAVILETVQGEGGLNTARFEWLKKLESICNRFDIFLIIDDVQAGVGRTGTFFSFEPAGIKPDVVCLSKSIGGYGLPFAITLIKPEHDIWAPGEHNGTFRGNNMAFVTATEALRYWEDPSFEEGIKKRADKITTFLDGLIEKYPEMNGYRKGRGIMQGISSDIEGFSEKVAELAFEQGLIMETAGADDEVFKLFPPINIEMEALEQGFKKIEAAVEAVAKEKELVTS